In Platichthys flesus chromosome 6, fPlaFle2.1, whole genome shotgun sequence, the genomic stretch agggatactgacaggaagtgttactgacaggaagtgtcactcacaggaagtgctactgacaggaagtgttactgacaggaagtgtcactgacaggaagggctactgacaggaagtgttactgacaggaagtgttactgacaggaagggctactgaaaggaagtgttactgacaggaagtgttactgacaggaagtgttactgacaggaagtgttactgacaggaagtgtcactgacaggaagtgtcactgacaggaagtgttactgacaggaagtgttactgacaggaagggctaCTGACAGGAATCGTTACTGACAGgtagtgttactgacaggaagtgttactgacaggaagggctactgaaaggaagtgctactgacaggaagtgttactgacaggaagtgttactgacaggaagggctactgaaaggaagtgttactgacaggaagtgttactgacaggaagtgttactgacaggaagtgtcactgacaggaagtgttactgacaggaagtgttactgacaggaagtgttactgacaggaagggctaCTGACAGGAATCGTTACTGACAGgtagtgttactgacaggaagtgttactgacaggacgtgttactgacaggaagtgttactgacaggaagggctactgacaggaagggatactgacaggaagtgttactgacaggtagtgttactgacaggaagtgttactgacaggaagggctactgacaggaagggctaCTGACAGGAATCGTTACTGACAGgtagtgttactgacaggaagggatactgacaggaagtgttactgacaggaagtgtcactcacaggaagtgctactgacaggaagtgctactgacaggaagggctactgacaggaagggctactgacaggaagtgttactgacaggaagtgccactgacaggaagtattactgacaggaagggctactgaaaggaagtgttactgacaggaagtgttactgacaggaagtgtcactgacaggaagtgttaccgacaggaagtgttactgacaggaagtgttactgacaggaagggctaCTGACAGGAATCGTTACTGACAGgtagtgttactgacaggaagtgttactgacaggaagtgtttggACACCAGGCGTAACACCTTCGACAGTGCTGACTTTTAAAACTGAACGTGTGGGTGGAGCCTCAGACccagttcacacctggtgttCTCAGGTGATGTGATCTCCAGAGTTCAGCTGTGACATCAGGTGTGAAACATGTGTCCACATACTTTAGTCAGTGTGAAAGTGTCCAgatgagcaggtgtgtgtttatgacaGGTGAGTGACAGGTGTGTTTGTTCAGGACTCCAGCTCAGTGATGGAGTGGGCTCATTGTTCGGGGGAGCGGTGTCACAAGCAGTTGGAAACTCAGCAGAGCTACGAGACGGAGTGGGACATGGTCAATGCTGCGTCCTTCAGGAAGAAACCCTGCGCCAACGGAGAAGGTGAGTTCACGGCTTCTCGTGTGTGGAGATGTTTATGTTTCCTGTCAACAGGAAAACTGCTTCAGTATATTCACCGCAGAAGAAACCTGCACCGACCCTACGTGTAACTGATTACTGATGGATTGTTAAATTGATATTGAGATAATGATATTTATGGGTTTTCCAATTTAACAGAACTCAATAGCAGCTGATCGGTTGTTTCAGTGCTCTTGCTTGTGTtgatgttgctgtgtgtttcctgttcccTGTGCGTTGTCTGTCAGGCTCTCTAAACCACATTAATGAGAAGAGCAGGGGTGCGTTCAGCTTCAGTGTCGGTGACCTCAGCTCCATCACAGTGAAGGATGAAGGTTGGACGTTCCTCATCTTCAAACTGAAAGAGTCCTCCCCGCCCCTCCCTGCTCTGCACTTCCACCAAGGTGGAAGCAGAGAGTTCCTGGACAGCCTGGGGAGATTCGCACTGCTCAGCGTGTAAGTCAGCAGACCGTCGCCAAAGAAAGGCATTATGGGATGAAAGAGATCAGAGAGGACGACAagctgtttccttttcttttcacatctGAATCGTTACTTGCGTCGTTTTCACTGAGGtccatgaaaagaaaagatgtttCACTCCATCATCACTCCTATGAAttcaatctgcaccaaatcaaCCGTACTTATGAATATTAGTCaattgttttcatcattaaTTATCCTCTGGGAAATAAGTAAAAATGTTAGATAACATTTTatgtcacaatgttaaagaaagagactAAACCTTTCAGACCACGTCTTCCACCCAGTTGACAGGAAGTCTGTTGATCCAGCTCACAATCAGACTCACAGTAAGAACATATCCTCATTCAAGGATTTTCACATATGTCCTGCGAAGGAACTCCAGAGGAGTGGATCCGGACTTCCTCCGCAGCTTGTCtttcacacaacaacagagcAGTAGATCCTCTGCTCAGACACTTTCACAGATTCAGGTGCGGAGcggcagacagaggcaggaagtaacgTATTCATTCTGCTGAGGAGATCCTTCTGTCTGCATCGACATAGgcgtcagctcttatcaccacaagcTCTGTGGATCCCttcgtcagtgtcttctacgtgtgagACTCAACAGGAgatatttacagtttgttttgcaTAATTTTCACTTCCCTTGCTCGCTGTGAATCCGGCTGTGCTCTCGCATTGATTTCTGCAGACTTTACACCAGGTGGAGAAGGTCTGCAGAAACTGTGGAGACTCTGACGCGGACGTTTGTGTTCacacgtctgaaagcagtttgTGTCGACAGTGAATCACAGGAACTTGACTTgtctgttttcaaactgaatcaGTTCAGCCTCACCTGAGATTGTTGTCAAGtgaatgttgtgtgttgtgtgtcgtAGCGCTCCAGATGATGAAGCGTGTCTGCTGGTCAGCACGACAAACAAGGCTCTGTCTCAGTCCTTCGAGAACCTTCTGGAAGACAACAACTTCGGCCTTGTTAACGTGAGAAGCGTGACTCTTATCCCTGACGTACGTTTTCCCTCATTGTGGACTTGGATGTAACTTTTTCTCCTTGTCTCGGGCAGAAGTTCAGAAAAGACCCGTACGTGACCACGCTGGGCGGCTTCTCCAAAGTCACCAACTACATATTTGATGCTTTCCGGGGGACGGAGGAGCAGCACCAGCGCCCCCCAGAGGAGGTGGCTGACCTGCTGGGTGAAGTCATCCCAGGACTGGAGATCAACCAGCAGGAGGAGCCAGGCTTTGAGGTCATCACCAGGGTGAGAGGAGGCTTATCTCTGTCGTGATACTTTTCCAGAACAAAAGCTCTGAACTGATTTCCGCCTTTGaattaaatttacaaatattaTCCAAAAATGTCATTCAATCTGTTTATTCATTGAATTGGTCTGAaaattaaagatggacgatatgacagctttgtaaagtgaagccaaagcctctacatcgccccctggtgtctggctgcagtgtaggttaTACCCTCCTCCAAGTTAGCAgaagggacatggaccaaaattaaaatcaaagtagactttaaatgaatgtttgtaaagatgtttctgccTCTTGAGGCCATTCTTATccctctgatgtttgttcaagtgtttctgatcagtttggtttgaatcagttatttaatgatataaaaacaggatgagatgtcatgattgacagctgagactgactcctgattgggaAAAAGCTTAGATGGGCGGGGCCTTGATACCACGGCTCCATGGTCAATACTGCTCAGACTCTGACTGTAAATGacgtcatcaccacaagatggcagcgtttgtatctgaGATGTTTAGCTTCTtttctggaggaagtggagacgtgttgtggtctttatatacagtcactgatcctctttatatacagtcactgatcctctttatatacagtcactgatcatctttatatacagtcactgatcctctttatatacagtcactgatcatctttatatacagtcactgatcctctttatatacagtcactgatcctctttatatacagtcactgatcatctttatatacagtcactgatggtCTCTATATAGTCTGGAGGGAAACGCTGTACCTCTGTCCCGTCAGATCGACCTGGGATCGAGGCCCCTGGTTACGAGGAGCGAGCCCATGTCTGTGGAGGACTGGACCAAACACCAGGACCCAGAGGGGAGGATGATCCGGATCTTTCACCTGAAACAAGTCATCTTCAAAGGGGCACGTTGAGTTGATGATTCATTATTACAGCTAaacttattaataattaaacgtgtgtgtgtgtagtgtgtgtgtcgccGGTCGTCACCTGTCTCTGTCGTCCTGCAGGGGCTGTGTCACGCCGTGAGGAAGGAGGCCTGGAAGTTTCTGTTGGGGTATTTTCCGTGGAGCAGCACTCAGGACGAGAGGAAAGCTCTGCAGAGACTCAAGACGTGAGAGGAGCCCTCAGTTATGAGCAGCTAGTTGATTACGTAGTGaatcaaaaaatacaaataacatgAGTGATTAAACGATTTATCAAGTAATACTACAAACGTCTTAAACGGACGGATTTTAGTTTTCCGGTTTAATCATTAATTTTTCGTGTCACTAataccaatcaatcaatttgaAGGTTGTGTCTTTCCTCTGTGAGGTTCATGTGATTGATAGAAACTCAATAACAGTATTGATAAACGGATAACTCCCACCAGTGAAGCAGCATAGAAACATGATGTCACGGTTCAAAGGAAGGGATTGGTCAGTGGGAGGCGCTTAATACTGTGTGATCTCATATCTCCAACTGAACCTGGAGCAGCTGCTCAGCGTAAGTTAGCATTATGATCCACCACGACAACAGGTGAAGATTCTACCTGAAGTCACCGGATGAGCACAGATCCTGCTTCGTGGTTCAGGCCTCTGAGTGTTGTGGTGCGGCTGTGAGAGGTCACTAACACACTGTTGTTGTGACGTTGACAGTGACGAATACTTCAGGATGAAGCTGCAGTGGaagtcagtcagtgaggagcaggagaggaggaactCCAGACTCAGAGACTACAGGAGTCTGATCGGTGAGTCTCGttctcttcatctttcttcTGCAGCTGGAAACAAGGACCTGAAAACGGAAAATGTGTTGAGTTTGGACACAGTCGTACTGTGAGATGTCTCGGTCATTCCTCTTTTTAGAGAAAGACGTGAACAGAACCGACAGAACCAACAGGTTCTATGAGGGCATCGATAACCCCGGCCTCGTACTCCTCAACGACATCCTGATGACGTACTGCATGTACGACTTCGACCTCGGTGAGAACGATCCTCCACCTGTGTTACCAGCAGCACTGAGGGAACATTAGGACAGTGTGTTTGAAAGGTTGTGTCCGTTCTGTCAGGTTACGTTCAGGGGATGAGTGACCTGCTCTCCCCGATTCTCTTTGTGATGGAGAACGAGGTCGACGCCTTCTGGTGTTTTGTCTCCTTCATGGATCAAATGGTAAAGAAGCAGCATCAACCTTtattgtgaaagtgtgtgaCCCTCAGGACATGTgttaaccgtgtgtgtgtgtgtgtgtgtgtgtgtgtgtgtgtgtgtgtgtgtgtgtgtgtgtgtgtgtgtgtgtgtgtgtgtgtgtgtgtgtgtgtgtgtgtgtgtgtgtgtgtgtgtgtgtgtgtgtgtgtgtgtgtgtgtgtgtgtgtgtgtgtgtgtgtgtcactcttcgtgtgtgtgtgtgtgtctctctctgggtctttctctggctctgtgtgtgtgtctgtgtgtgtgcagcatcaGAACTTTGAGGAGCAGATGCAGGGCATGAAGACGCAGCTGCTTCAGCTCAGTTCTCTGCTCAGACTGCTGGACTTGTCTTTCTGGAATTACCTCGGTATGAAACACACCTTCTGTCTGTTCACAGTCTATGCTAAAGTCTGTATGCTAAGCTAGCTGTAAGTTTGTGGGAAACTTGACCTCAAAAAGAAGAGTTTGTGATAACAGTGAAGGaaccttttattttaaagagtCCGAAGCTGAAGAGTGATGATGTCTcatgtgtgtttcagagtgTCAGGACTCAGGTTACCTGTATTTCTGTTTCCGCTGGTTGTTGATCAGATTCAAGCGGGAGCTCAGTTTCCAGGACGTCCTGCGGATGTGGGAGGTCAGTCacacttcatgtttttaaacCACGTTTGGAATGGTGGTTCCCTGGTGACCGACCCGATGTGTCGTCCTCAGGTGATGTGGACCGGTCTTCCCTGTCAAAACTTCCACCTGCTCGTCTGCTGCGCCATCCTGGACTCCGAGAAACAGAAGATCATGGAGGAGAAGTACGGCTTCAATGAAATCCTCAAGGTACACACCCACCGATCAGATCAAAtgaatcagatcagaatcaaattcattattattcattgtcATATAAAACTTGACCCAGAAGCAGCGAGGAGTGTTGTCCAGAAGGGGGCAGCACAGATGTCTCATACCTGTACATTAGAAGCTTCTGGTCCTACTGGTGCTACGTTCACTGATGATCATCCAGAtgtttcaaacatttgaacatCTGGATCAGATGAAGCAGCGACTCCTGCTCTGTCCAACTCtttgaaaacagagaaacaaacaaacctttgtgtgtttttcttccagcACATCAACGAACTTTCAATGAAGCTGGACATTGAAGAGATTCTTCAGAAAGCCGAGGGCATCAGTCTGCAGATGAGGAGCTGTAAGGTACAGTCTCTGGTCAATACATCCATCCATAGGAAACTGATCAACATCATCAGGATTCAAATAGCTTCAGGTTCCTCTGACCAGAACCACCAACCACCAGATGTGCTGCAGGGGTTTATCTATCATggaatatataaagatatataacACAATGTTTGATAGGATGTGTTTTACTGTTCTTTACACCTGAGACGTGTCCTCATTGCTTCACCTGTAGTTTTCTTCCAACCAATCATCTGCCGTCTGTCGTCACAGGACTTACCCGACTCGGTCAGAAACATTCTGGGCTTCGAGGCGAGCGTCAGTGGCTCTGACCCGACCagcgctgctcctcctccggcGGTTTCCAGAGCGGCGCAGCGACAGGACGCCTGCTccagcctccacacacacctgcGAGAGACGAGCTCTCACAACAGCTGCAAAGTGGCCTTTATATCCTAGTTGACAGCAGAGACTGATTCAGCATCAGCAGCGCCCCCTTCCGAATGTTCAAGGATTTTAAATGATTCAGAAGCTTATTTTTCTACCGTGTGCTACCTGAGTGTCTCAAACAGTCGCTCAGTTATTCCTCCTGATTTTTATAGGGGGGGCTTTTCACACCTGCTGGTGTAATCTGAAGAGTTTAGGTGTGAAACATGGAGGACTTGCCTGAGATCTCACACTTGTGTGatccgacctctgaccttgacAGCTCATCAAGAATCAAAGTATTTTTACTCTGTTTCGCAGACTCTGATGATCAGAGTCAACACTGGTCATTGATTTTATATTGATTTATAATCAGTAAAATCTTGTGTCATTGGAAAGATACGAACACAgaacctctctctgtctctctctctctctctctctcgctcgctctcattctctctctctgtctctctgtctctctctcattctctctctctgtctctctctctctctctgtctctcgctctctcttgccccgttcacacctggtattaataTGTTATGCGTctcctgtgatgtcacttcctgctctaAATGCAAATTAACACgttatttgtgttgtttcgatccagtgtgtttgtgtccttatACCTTTTGTGAGGACCATTCTAAGCATAGACCCACAGAGTGAGGACATAGAGTCTGGTCCTCTATTTTTCTAAggactgtttgagggttaagattTGGTTTTCCAGTTAggtttagttgtgatggttagggAATGAGTCattgagtgtcctcactaagaagTACACACACGTCTGTGTTTGACGAGTCAGCAGAGTGTGAATCTGAACCAAGATGTGTTTAATAAACTATGGATcatgatcagctgatcagtgttgatgtgtcaatacaaacaaatcaaagacaAACAGTTTGAGGCTCAGAGACGTCCTCATCTGTCCCAGGACGTCCTTCATGTGTCCCTCATCTGTCCTTCATGTGTCCCAgacgtgtgtgtgatgtgaacTGAACCAGCTCATTTATTTACTTACAGGAACACTGAGGCATTGTGGGAAAGAATCTGTTATCTTACTGGTAGTGATATCAGACTTCTCGTTACTAAAGCAACACACAGTGATGTGGTTACCATGGTAACATCTCcagtaagaaaataaatgtttcttaaaaGTGTCGCGTCAGACGGATGTGATGGTGTCACCGTCTTGATACAACgtgaaaatataaagtgttcaaTGATCAGAGTTTGAAACTAATAAATCTTTGATTTGATTGTGAcggctttttttgtttttcaggtttaAATTTGTGATTTCCGCTAATTTGATGTAATGGATCGAAATCTGAGCAATAAAATGATTTCAGAATTTCGGATATCTGATTTTTTTACCTGATGAATGCATTCATATGATCACTGGATCATTGTTTGAGTATCAGATAAAGTTAGTTATATTTTAGCAGCTCATTTCCTGCTTGGGTGagtgttttcagaataaaagcctaATCAGACTGAGCAGCTGGTTAGCTgggaaacaacaacaggaagcaacCACAGGGAAAAAATCAAGAACTACCCATTGTTAACaatcacaggaaacaaccactgaaaacaacaacaggaagcaacCATGGGAAGCAACAACAACGTTGAGCAACTACTGGAAACAAGAACAGGAAGCAACCACAATAATTAAATAAGgtaaacaacagtaaaaaacCACGggaaacaaccactgaaaacaacaacaggaaggaaCCACGGGAAACAACAGGAACCAGTCACTGgataaaacaaaggaaacaaccaCGGGGGAAAAGAACAATAACTAACCACGGGAAACAACAGTAAACAAActcaggaaacaaaaacaaaattaacaacGGGAAACAACAGGATACATGATGCAAACACGGGAAACCAAAAAAAATTTACAACgggaaaaaacaaaggaaaaaaccACGGGGAAAGGAACAAGAACTAACCATGGGaaacaaccacaggaaacaacaggaagcaaccacgggaaacaacaagaacaacagtAGAAAAACACGGGAAACTACCACAGGGAACCACAGGATGCATCCACGGGAAGCAACAGGACACAACCAGgggaaacaacaggaaacaaccacaggaaacaaccactgaaaacaacaatgggaagcaacaacaacaggaagcatcatcaacaggaagcaaccacaggaaaaaacaggaagcaaccacgggaaacaaccactgaaaacaacaatgggaagcaacatcaacaggaagcaaccaCAGGGAAAAAATCAAGAACTACCCATGGTTAACaatcacaggaaacaaccactggaaacaacaagaaaaaaacaaaggaaacatccacgggaaaaaacaaaggaaacaaccaCGGGGAAAGGAACAAGAACTAACCATGGGaaacaaccacaggaaacaaccactgaaaacaacaacggggagcaacaacaacaggaagcatcatcaacaggaagcaaccaCAGGGAAAAAATCAAGAACTACCCATGGTTAACaatcacaggaaacaaccactgaaaacaacaggaaaaaaacaaaggaaacaaccaCGGGGAAAGGAACAAGAACTAACCATGGGAtcaaccacaggaaacaaccactgaaaacaaaaacgggaagcaacaacaacaggaagcatcatcaacaggaagcaaccacaggaaacaaccactgaaaacaacaatgggaagcaacatcaacaggaagcaaccaCAGGGAAAAAATCAAGAACTACCCATGGTTAACaatcacaggaaacaaccactggaaacaacaggaaaaaaacaaaggaaacaaccaCAGGGAAAGGAACAAGAACTAACCATGGGAtcaaccacaggaaacaaccactgaaaacaacaacgggaagcaacaacaacaggaagcatcatcaacaggaagcaaccacaggaaaaaacaggaagcaaccacgggaaacaaccactgaaaacaacaatgggaagcaacatcaacaggaagcaaccaCAGGGAAAAAATCAAGAACTAACCATGGGAtcaaccacaggaaacaaccactgaaaacaaaaacgggaagcaacaacaacaggaagcatcatcaacaggaagcaaccacaggaaacaaccactgaaaacaacaatgggaagcaacatcaacaggaagcaaccaCAGGGAAAAAATCAAGAACTACCCATGGTTAACaatcacaggaaacaaccactggaaacaacaggaaaaaaacaaaggaaacaaccaCGGGGAAAGGAACAAGAACTAACCAGGGGaaacaaccacaggaaacaaccactgaaaaCGACAACGGggagcaacaacaacaggaagcatcatcaacaggaagcaaccacaggaaacaaccactgaaaacaacaatgggaagcaacaacaacaggaagcagcatcaacaggaagcaaccacaggaaacaacaggaaacaaccaTGGTaaacaaccacaggaaacaaccactgaaaacaaaaacgggaagcaacaa encodes the following:
- the tbc1d15 gene encoding TBC1 domain family member 15 isoform X2, yielding MAADSVQKVLSEHEGVFIHPSSEEDAIELDLLVSGSLRIVDKDGDVWVEYRPLEEAVDPSSMLCAGKDSSSVMEWAHCSGERCHKQLETQQSYETEWDMVNAASFRKKPCANGEGSLNHINEKSRGAFSFSVGDLSSITVKDEGWTFLIFKLKESSPPLPALHFHQGGSREFLDSLGRFALLSVAPDDEACLLVSTTNKALSQSFENLLEDNNFGLVNFRKDPYVTTLGGFSKVTNYIFDAFRGTEEQHQRPPEEVADLLGEVIPGLEINQQEEPGFEVITRIDLGSRPLVTRSEPMSVEDWTKHQDPEGRMIRIFHLKQVIFKGGLCHAVRKEAWKFLLGYFPWSSTQDERKALQRLKTDEYFRMKLQWKSVSEEQERRNSRLRDYRSLIEKDVNRTDRTNRFYEGIDNPGLVLLNDILMTYCMYDFDLGYVQGMSDLLSPILFVMENEVDAFWCFVSFMDQMHQNFEEQMQGMKTQLLQLSSLLRLLDLSFWNYLECQDSGYLYFCFRWLLIRFKRELSFQDVLRMWEVMWTGLPCQNFHLLVCCAILDSEKQKIMEEKYGFNEILKHINELSMKLDIEEILQKAEGISLQMRSCKDLPDSVRNILGFEASVSGSDPTSAAPPPAVSRAAQRQDACSSLHTHLRETSSHNSCKVAFIS
- the tbc1d15 gene encoding TBC1 domain family member 15 isoform X1 yields the protein MAADSVQKVLSEHEGVFIHPSSEEDAIELDLLVSGSLRIVDKDGDVWVEYRPLEEAVDPSSMLCAGKDSSSVMEWAHCSGERCHKQLETQQSYETEWDMVNAASFRKKPCANGEGSLNHINEKSRGAFSFSVGDLSSITVKDEGWTFLIFKLKESSPPLPALHFHQGGSREFLDSLGRFALLSVAPDDEACLLVSTTNKALSQSFENLLEDNNFGLVNKFRKDPYVTTLGGFSKVTNYIFDAFRGTEEQHQRPPEEVADLLGEVIPGLEINQQEEPGFEVITRIDLGSRPLVTRSEPMSVEDWTKHQDPEGRMIRIFHLKQVIFKGGLCHAVRKEAWKFLLGYFPWSSTQDERKALQRLKTDEYFRMKLQWKSVSEEQERRNSRLRDYRSLIEKDVNRTDRTNRFYEGIDNPGLVLLNDILMTYCMYDFDLGYVQGMSDLLSPILFVMENEVDAFWCFVSFMDQMHQNFEEQMQGMKTQLLQLSSLLRLLDLSFWNYLECQDSGYLYFCFRWLLIRFKRELSFQDVLRMWEVMWTGLPCQNFHLLVCCAILDSEKQKIMEEKYGFNEILKHINELSMKLDIEEILQKAEGISLQMRSCKDLPDSVRNILGFEASVSGSDPTSAAPPPAVSRAAQRQDACSSLHTHLRETSSHNSCKVAFIS